In Thermosynechococcus sichuanensis E542, a single genomic region encodes these proteins:
- the recN gene encoding DNA repair protein RecN: protein MLQTLRIQNFALVAELEVTFQRGLNVLTGETGAGKSILLDAIDALLGGKLSARQLRSGAEQGCIEAIFTLPPPVRDWLATLEIDAEGDEVICSREFSLKGETFRSRSRVNGVLVNRQQLLELRRYLVRLTAQGQAVQLASASQQRDWLDRYGGEALMTQRQRVAEAYRAWQQRQRELQDFATQEQQRLQRLDLLHFQLQELLPAALEDPEELTQLQQDYQRLSHVQELQSQSQRAYHLLYEGEPSGVTLLAQAQGALQSIADWDPALQPISELLEGAIAQAEEAARQLRSYADRLDADPATLDALGQRIQQLQRLCRKYGPDLASVIAYRDRIQAELAALRDAATSQEHLEAEVAQLRQILEQASEHLHQLRQRAAERLEQDLLSHLCPLGLPQARFAVELKPTAISSSGSDEITFLWSANPGQPLQPLGEIASGGEMSRFLLALETCLTTQQTPKTLIFDEIDVGVSGRVAGAIAESLSCLGQTHQVLCVTHQSLIAAAADHHYLVQKDVDPSTATTVIRVQYLTDEARVQALADLAGGDRSAMALSFASGLLAQQQRPFPPNAEGISMKT, encoded by the coding sequence ATGCTACAAACGCTGCGGATTCAGAACTTTGCCCTCGTCGCAGAGCTAGAGGTAACCTTTCAGCGGGGCTTGAATGTCCTCACGGGGGAAACCGGGGCAGGCAAGTCAATCCTCCTCGATGCCATTGATGCCCTCCTTGGGGGAAAGCTCTCAGCGCGGCAGTTGCGTTCGGGGGCAGAGCAGGGCTGTATCGAAGCCATTTTCACCCTACCCCCCCCAGTGAGAGACTGGCTAGCCACCCTAGAAATTGATGCTGAAGGGGATGAGGTGATCTGTAGCCGCGAGTTTAGTCTCAAGGGGGAGACCTTTCGCAGTCGCAGCCGGGTCAATGGTGTACTCGTAAATCGCCAACAACTTCTGGAACTGCGGCGGTACCTTGTGCGCCTTACAGCTCAGGGACAGGCAGTACAACTGGCCAGCGCCTCTCAACAGCGGGATTGGCTCGATCGCTATGGGGGCGAGGCCTTGATGACCCAGCGGCAGCGGGTGGCAGAAGCCTACCGAGCATGGCAGCAACGGCAACGGGAATTGCAGGATTTTGCTACTCAGGAACAGCAACGGCTCCAGCGACTCGACTTACTGCACTTTCAACTCCAAGAACTGCTGCCTGCTGCCCTAGAAGACCCTGAAGAACTGACCCAATTGCAACAGGACTACCAACGCCTCAGCCACGTGCAGGAACTGCAAAGCCAAAGCCAACGGGCCTATCACCTCCTCTACGAAGGGGAACCCAGTGGGGTGACGTTGCTGGCGCAAGCCCAAGGGGCACTGCAATCCATTGCCGACTGGGATCCAGCGCTTCAGCCTATTAGCGAATTGTTAGAGGGGGCGATCGCCCAAGCCGAAGAAGCCGCGCGTCAACTGCGCAGTTATGCCGATCGCCTCGATGCCGATCCAGCGACACTGGATGCTCTGGGTCAGCGGATTCAGCAATTACAACGCCTGTGCCGCAAGTATGGCCCCGATTTGGCCAGTGTCATTGCCTATCGCGATCGCATCCAAGCCGAATTAGCCGCCCTCAGGGATGCCGCCACCAGCCAAGAGCACCTAGAGGCAGAAGTTGCCCAACTGCGGCAAATCCTTGAGCAGGCCAGTGAGCACCTGCATCAATTGCGGCAAAGGGCAGCCGAACGCCTAGAACAAGACCTCCTTAGCCACCTTTGCCCCCTTGGACTCCCCCAAGCCCGTTTTGCTGTGGAATTGAAGCCCACGGCAATCAGTAGTAGCGGCAGTGATGAGATTACCTTCCTCTGGAGTGCCAACCCGGGTCAACCCCTGCAACCCCTCGGGGAGATTGCCTCTGGCGGTGAAATGAGTCGATTTTTACTGGCGCTGGAGACCTGCTTGACAACACAGCAAACACCGAAAACGCTGATTTTTGATGAAATTGATGTCGGGGTCTCCGGCCGCGTCGCGGGGGCGATCGCCGAGAGTTTAAGCTGCTTGGGGCAAACCCATCAGGTGTTGTGCGTTACCCATCAATCCTTGATTGCGGCAGCGGCGGATCACCACTACTTAGTCCAAAAGGACGTTGATCCCAGTACTGCCACAACGGTAATTCGTGTGCAATACTTAACCGATGAGGCGCGTGTCCAAGCCCTTGCGGATTTAGCGGGGGGCGATCGCTCGGCGATGGCACTCTCATTTGCCAGTGGCCTATTGGCACAGCAACAACGACCCTTTCCCCCCAATGCCGAAGGAATTAGCATGAAAACTTGA
- a CDS encoding aldehyde dehydrogenase family protein — translation MTLSTATIPELERLHQQASHWQSLAPRERMDYLQAMKSLARRHASEWVNLACQIKGIDPQGGWAGEEWTTGPLGLILKLDHYLYALRHEAVPPVPRWRSAPTGQAIAEILPRNWQERLLWFGVKAEVWMQANQPPSQGSAYRNPPPPGVAVVLGAGNITSLCLADALYQLVAANRVALLKMNPLLAPLTDCFRKICAPLIEAGFLEIVEGDAALGEALCHHPLTQHIHITGSHHTYNRLVWGETAAEQAIRKARQQRQLTKPITAELGNVTPLLMVPGEWTEAELIYQARQVASALVHNASFNCIGAQILVTAAGWPQREAFLTALKAQLQEIPPRPAYYPGAIARYESFLADYPQATVLSPAVEGTIPWTLIEGLTPTANPRIFQEEVFCGLLAEVQLPVNDAATYLATAVPFVNERLWGTLGCSLIIDPRTEAAHSEALEQAIAQLRYGSIAINAWVSLAYGLGCTPWGAFPGHTPAAIGSGVGVVHNSFLFDYPEKAVVRVPFQLAVTPPWFYGHRSLPQLAQAVMNIYTGNPLAWFSLLTAAMRG, via the coding sequence ATGACACTCTCAACAGCCACAATTCCCGAACTTGAACGTCTCCATCAGCAGGCCAGCCACTGGCAGTCCCTCGCACCGCGAGAGCGCATGGACTATCTGCAAGCGATGAAGAGCCTTGCCCGTCGCCATGCTTCAGAATGGGTGAACTTGGCCTGTCAAATCAAAGGCATTGATCCCCAAGGGGGTTGGGCAGGGGAAGAGTGGACAACAGGCCCTCTGGGACTGATTCTCAAGCTGGATCACTACCTCTATGCCCTGCGTCACGAAGCCGTCCCCCCAGTGCCCCGCTGGCGAAGCGCCCCCACGGGTCAGGCGATCGCTGAGATTCTGCCCCGCAATTGGCAAGAGCGGCTATTGTGGTTTGGGGTCAAAGCTGAAGTTTGGATGCAAGCCAATCAACCGCCAAGTCAAGGCAGTGCCTACCGTAACCCACCGCCGCCGGGAGTTGCTGTGGTGCTGGGGGCTGGCAATATCACATCGTTGTGCTTGGCGGATGCCCTCTACCAACTGGTGGCGGCCAATCGCGTGGCACTGCTGAAAATGAATCCCCTCTTGGCACCCTTGACGGACTGTTTTCGTAAGATTTGTGCGCCCCTGATTGAGGCGGGTTTCCTTGAAATTGTCGAGGGAGATGCCGCTCTAGGGGAAGCCCTCTGCCACCATCCGTTGACACAGCACATTCACATTACCGGTTCCCACCACACTTACAATCGCCTTGTTTGGGGTGAAACGGCGGCTGAGCAGGCGATTCGTAAAGCCCGCCAACAACGCCAGCTAACCAAACCCATAACGGCGGAATTGGGAAATGTTACTCCCCTGTTAATGGTGCCGGGGGAATGGACAGAGGCAGAACTGATCTACCAAGCCCGCCAAGTGGCCAGTGCCCTTGTCCATAACGCTAGCTTTAACTGCATTGGGGCGCAAATCTTGGTGACAGCGGCAGGATGGCCACAGCGAGAGGCATTCCTTACTGCCTTGAAAGCCCAACTGCAAGAGATTCCGCCGCGTCCTGCCTATTATCCGGGGGCGATCGCCCGCTATGAATCGTTTTTGGCAGATTATCCCCAAGCCACGGTGCTCAGCCCTGCGGTCGAAGGGACAATTCCCTGGACGCTCATTGAAGGTCTCACCCCGACGGCCAATCCCCGCATTTTCCAAGAAGAGGTCTTTTGTGGTCTGTTGGCAGAGGTGCAACTGCCCGTCAACGATGCTGCAACCTACCTTGCCACTGCCGTGCCCTTTGTTAATGAGCGGCTCTGGGGCACCTTGGGTTGTAGTCTAATCATTGATCCCCGGACTGAGGCAGCGCACTCAGAAGCACTGGAGCAGGCGATCGCCCAACTGCGCTACGGCTCGATTGCCATCAATGCGTGGGTCTCCTTGGCCTATGGGTTGGGTTGTACCCCTTGGGGTGCCTTTCCTGGACATACACCAGCGGCCATTGGTTCTGGGGTGGGTGTGGTTCACAATAGCTTCCTGTTTGACTATCCCGAAAAAGCTGTAGTGCGTGTTCCCTTCCAGTTGGCGGTGACACCCCCTTGGTTCTATGGCCATCGCAGCCTACCGCAACTGGCGCAGGCGGTTATGAACATTTACACTGGCAATCCCTTAGCGTGGTTCTCCCTCTTGACAGCAGCGATGCGGGGTTAA
- a CDS encoding helix-turn-helix domain-containing protein produces MAVCGSSNLCYEIQALSPSCLLSFTATEVCQSSHLQALICQGQQYRQHYSDLFLKAAHYPTALERLYEVLVILAQLIGVRTPNGIRLSVRLTHAQLSHYTGITRVTVTRLLHQLVQQQRLYRGRDRHFVLLGKCYPCKRDQF; encoded by the coding sequence ATGGCAGTTTGCGGCTCCTCTAATCTCTGCTATGAAATACAAGCCCTCAGCCCCAGTTGTCTTCTTTCGTTTACAGCCACTGAGGTATGCCAGTCCTCCCATTTACAGGCTCTCATTTGTCAAGGGCAACAGTATCGTCAGCACTATAGCGATCTCTTTTTGAAGGCAGCTCATTATCCCACTGCTTTGGAGCGTTTGTATGAAGTGTTGGTTATACTGGCTCAACTGATTGGTGTCAGAACACCCAATGGTATCCGATTATCTGTACGGCTCACCCATGCTCAACTGTCCCATTACACTGGCATCACTCGCGTTACGGTAACTCGTTTGCTCCATCAACTGGTTCAGCAGCAGCGACTATATCGGGGGCGCGATCGCCACTTTGTGCTCCTAGGAAAATGCTACCCCTGTAAGAGAGACCAGTTTTAA
- the argJ gene encoding bifunctional glutamate N-acetyltransferase/amino-acid acetyltransferase ArgJ has protein sequence MSHWQRITGGVTAAKGYRAAGIAAGLKASGAADLALIVSDVPAIATGVFTTNHMCAAPVTYCRQRLQTKGTAQAIVCNSGQANAATGEQGWQAVLAQAEMVATALGVSPEMVLVASTGVIGQPIPLDKMRQALPTLTANLSDDGGEAAARAIMTTDLVPKQIALEAEWEGQTIRIGGMAKGSGMIHPNMATMLAFITCDAAVSPHLWQEMLQRACDRSFNQITVDGDTSTNDSVIALANGQSRTPAIAEPGPAATRLEEMLTAVCTYLAKAIARDGEGATCLIEVQVSGASDDAAARQVARTIAGSMLVKSAIYGRDPNWGRIAAAAGRAGVPFDASNLAISLGGIAMMRQGQPVPFDRAAANTYLVNQAAASTDPSGQQSVDHPVVIEVSIGHGSGRGVAWGCDLSYDYVKINAEYTT, from the coding sequence ATGAGCCACTGGCAACGGATTACGGGCGGTGTGACTGCCGCCAAAGGCTATCGGGCTGCGGGAATAGCCGCTGGACTCAAAGCTTCAGGGGCAGCGGATTTGGCCTTGATCGTCTCCGATGTGCCCGCGATCGCCACTGGGGTGTTTACGACGAACCACATGTGTGCTGCCCCGGTCACCTACTGTCGTCAGCGGTTACAAACCAAGGGAACGGCGCAGGCGATTGTCTGTAATTCGGGTCAGGCCAATGCGGCGACAGGAGAACAGGGCTGGCAGGCGGTTTTAGCCCAAGCGGAGATGGTGGCCACAGCCTTGGGGGTAAGTCCCGAGATGGTGCTGGTGGCTTCGACCGGGGTCATTGGTCAACCGATTCCCCTTGATAAGATGCGCCAAGCGCTGCCAACGCTGACGGCAAACTTGAGTGATGACGGTGGAGAGGCGGCTGCCCGAGCCATTATGACCACAGACTTGGTGCCCAAGCAAATTGCCCTCGAAGCCGAGTGGGAGGGGCAAACCATTCGCATTGGCGGCATGGCCAAGGGATCGGGGATGATTCACCCGAATATGGCAACAATGCTGGCCTTTATTACCTGTGATGCTGCTGTGTCGCCCCATCTGTGGCAGGAGATGCTGCAACGTGCCTGCGATCGCTCCTTCAATCAAATTACCGTTGATGGCGACACTAGTACCAATGACAGTGTGATTGCCTTGGCCAATGGACAATCGCGTACCCCTGCGATTGCGGAGCCGGGACCTGCGGCCACTCGTCTCGAGGAAATGTTGACGGCAGTCTGTACTTACTTGGCAAAGGCGATCGCCCGTGATGGCGAGGGTGCCACCTGCCTGATTGAAGTTCAGGTGAGCGGTGCCAGTGATGATGCTGCTGCCCGTCAAGTGGCCAGAACCATTGCCGGTTCCATGCTGGTGAAGTCGGCCATCTATGGCCGGGATCCCAACTGGGGACGCATTGCCGCTGCTGCTGGTCGTGCCGGCGTGCCCTTTGATGCCAGTAATCTGGCCATTTCCCTTGGAGGGATTGCTATGATGCGCCAAGGTCAACCTGTACCTTTTGATCGCGCCGCTGCGAATACCTATTTGGTCAATCAAGCAGCCGCCAGTACTGATCCCAGTGGTCAGCAATCCGTTGACCATCCTGTTGTGATTGAAGTGAGTATTGGCCATGGCAGCGGCCGGGGTGTGGCTTGGGGCTGCGATCTCAGCTACGACTATGTGAAGATCAACGCTGAATATACAACCTGA
- the sufD gene encoding Fe-S cluster assembly protein SufD, translating to MTITVNANSDQADLPKASRTNELNDLLNFAPPPRHAELEALRQAARDRLHEQTLPTPRDEDWRFTDLSVLRARSFQAPIAPLNPEIVAEVRHLLCERSFPTVAQIVLIDGYFCGELSRVNAAGVELLPPSLPAIAPPEVFSDLNTAMLADRVCLRLTGSLPEPVEVFFVSSRQQQSVVSPRLSVEVAAHSQVSLIERFLSLTGDQQFTNSVTEFSLGVSARLRHVRIQHQSPTAIHIGCTAVCQAQDSDYEGHAIDLGGCLSRHNWQVQIQGSGSQTILKGLAIAMDSQIMDTHSAVFFNAPHSGSEQIHKCILGDRAHGIFNGRVVVPQVAQLTDASQLNRTLLLSDKARVDTKPQLEIVADNVKCSHGATVSQLAAEDIFYLRSRGLDERQARDLLVKAFALEQLVAIEPDPLRQEIEEALLAKLH from the coding sequence ATGACCATTACAGTCAACGCCAATTCCGATCAAGCGGATCTGCCTAAGGCCAGTCGCACGAATGAACTCAATGACCTCTTGAACTTCGCACCGCCCCCGCGCCACGCTGAGTTGGAAGCACTCCGCCAAGCCGCCCGCGATCGCCTCCATGAGCAAACACTACCTACCCCCCGTGATGAGGATTGGCGCTTTACGGATTTATCGGTTTTACGTGCGCGATCCTTCCAAGCCCCCATTGCTCCCCTCAATCCGGAAATTGTTGCCGAAGTGCGGCATCTGCTGTGCGAACGCAGTTTCCCAACCGTTGCGCAAATTGTTCTGATTGATGGCTATTTTTGCGGGGAACTCTCCCGTGTGAATGCTGCTGGGGTTGAGTTATTGCCCCCCTCTCTGCCAGCGATCGCGCCCCCAGAGGTTTTTAGCGATCTCAATACAGCAATGCTCGCTGATCGCGTTTGCCTGCGTCTCACGGGGTCTCTGCCAGAACCTGTGGAAGTGTTTTTTGTCAGTAGTCGGCAGCAACAGAGCGTTGTTTCACCGCGCCTCTCAGTCGAAGTGGCTGCCCACAGTCAAGTCAGCCTGATTGAACGCTTTTTGTCCCTCACCGGCGATCAACAGTTCACCAACAGCGTTACCGAATTCTCCTTGGGGGTCAGTGCCCGCCTGCGCCACGTGCGGATTCAACACCAATCGCCAACTGCCATTCACATTGGCTGTACAGCGGTGTGCCAAGCCCAGGACAGTGACTATGAGGGGCACGCCATTGATTTGGGGGGATGTTTGAGCCGCCACAATTGGCAGGTGCAGATCCAAGGCAGTGGCAGCCAGACCATCCTAAAAGGACTGGCGATCGCCATGGACAGCCAAATTATGGACACCCACTCGGCAGTGTTCTTTAATGCGCCCCACAGTGGCAGTGAACAGATTCACAAATGCATTCTTGGCGATCGCGCCCACGGTATTTTTAACGGCCGCGTTGTCGTACCCCAAGTGGCGCAACTCACGGATGCCAGCCAACTCAATCGCACCCTCCTACTCTCCGACAAAGCCCGCGTGGATACCAAGCCCCAACTGGAAATTGTGGCTGACAACGTCAAGTGCTCCCACGGTGCCACTGTCAGTCAACTGGCCGCAGAAGACATCTTCTATCTGCGCAGTCGTGGCCTTGATGAGCGCCAAGCGCGGGATTTACTGGTGAAGGCCTTTGCCCTTGAGCAACTGGTGGCGATTGAGCCAGACCCCCTACGGCAGGAAATCGAAGAGGCGCTCTTGGCGAAACTACATTAA
- a CDS encoding ABC transporter ATP-binding protein produces the protein MVTDAAGDRPPVVAVENLQKSYRSGFWLRTVLTPLKSVSLHVHQGETFGLLGPNGAGKTTLLKILLGLVQPSAGHGTVLGHPLGDRAVRQRIGYLPENPYFYDYLTAWEFLEFTAGLFGLSAATRKERIPLLLEMVGLNLKDARKKQMRRYSKGMVQRVGLAQALINDPEVVFLDEPMSGLDPLGRYQIREIILSLKQQGKTIFFNSHVLADVEAICDRIGILAQGELICAGSVDELLGSSEAYHVVGKGGHVDGLQEWLYSLEIQGDRWQGVIKIPLQRFLTLVEEMGGKILQLRLARPTLEEFFVEQLRQQGIQVTH, from the coding sequence ATGGTGACTGACGCTGCGGGCGATCGCCCCCCGGTGGTGGCGGTTGAGAACTTACAAAAGTCCTACCGTAGTGGGTTCTGGCTACGGACAGTGCTCACGCCCCTCAAGTCCGTGTCTCTGCACGTGCACCAAGGGGAAACTTTTGGTCTGCTAGGCCCCAACGGTGCGGGCAAAACCACCCTCCTAAAAATTCTCTTGGGTCTAGTACAGCCCAGTGCCGGTCACGGTACAGTACTGGGACATCCCTTGGGCGATCGCGCCGTACGGCAGCGGATTGGTTACCTGCCCGAAAATCCCTACTTCTATGACTATTTGACGGCTTGGGAGTTTCTGGAGTTTACAGCGGGCCTCTTTGGCCTCAGTGCCGCCACCCGCAAGGAACGCATTCCTCTGCTTTTGGAGATGGTTGGTCTCAACCTAAAGGATGCCCGCAAAAAGCAAATGCGCCGCTATTCCAAGGGAATGGTGCAGCGGGTGGGATTGGCGCAAGCGCTGATCAACGATCCCGAAGTGGTGTTTCTAGATGAACCCATGTCGGGGCTGGATCCCCTTGGGCGCTACCAAATTCGCGAGATTATTCTCTCCTTAAAACAGCAGGGTAAGACCATCTTTTTCAATAGCCATGTGCTGGCGGATGTGGAGGCCATTTGCGATCGCATTGGCATTTTGGCGCAAGGGGAACTGATTTGCGCTGGTAGTGTGGATGAACTCCTTGGCAGCAGTGAGGCCTACCATGTGGTAGGCAAAGGGGGGCATGTGGATGGCCTGCAGGAATGGCTCTATTCCTTAGAGATTCAGGGCGATCGCTGGCAAGGGGTGATCAAAATTCCCCTGCAACGCTTCCTTACCCTCGTTGAAGAAATGGGGGGCAAAATTCTGCAACTGCGCCTTGCACGCCCCACCCTAGAAGAGTTTTTTGTGGAACAATTGCGCCAACAGGGGATTCAAGTAACCCATTAG
- the crtR gene encoding beta-carotene hydroxylase encodes MTEAAIPATVPKEFLGPPVGFNPTLVMFFAAFAIAILSTWGYFQVHWPGWVSFVANMLALHLMGTVIHDASHNVAHSNRIVNAIMGHGSALMLGFVFPVFTRVHMQHHAHVNDPENDPDHYVSKGGPLWLIAPRFFYHEIFFFKRRLWRKYELLEWFLSRLTLVGIVTFAALNGYLDYVLNYWFLPAGVVGLMLGLFFDYFPHRPHTERDRWHNARVYPSRLLNILIFGQNYHLIHHLWPNIPWYKVQPAYYAVKPLLDAHGCKQTLGILEPGNFLPFLYDALVGLHFHRPRSS; translated from the coding sequence ATCACGGAGGCAGCGATTCCGGCTACGGTTCCCAAGGAATTTTTAGGCCCCCCGGTAGGTTTTAATCCCACCTTGGTCATGTTTTTCGCCGCATTTGCGATCGCCATTCTATCCACTTGGGGCTACTTTCAAGTGCATTGGCCGGGCTGGGTCTCATTTGTAGCCAATATGTTGGCCTTGCACCTCATGGGCACAGTGATCCACGATGCCTCCCACAATGTTGCCCATAGTAACCGCATCGTGAATGCAATCATGGGTCATGGCAGCGCCCTGATGTTGGGGTTTGTTTTCCCTGTGTTTACCCGCGTGCACATGCAGCACCATGCCCATGTGAACGATCCCGAAAATGATCCCGACCATTACGTTTCCAAAGGGGGACCCCTGTGGCTAATCGCGCCTCGCTTTTTCTACCACGAGATTTTCTTTTTTAAGCGGCGGCTTTGGCGGAAGTACGAACTCCTAGAGTGGTTTCTTAGTCGTCTGACGCTGGTGGGCATTGTCACCTTTGCAGCGCTCAATGGCTACCTAGACTACGTGCTCAATTATTGGTTTTTGCCCGCCGGTGTGGTGGGTTTGATGTTGGGCTTATTTTTTGACTATTTTCCGCACCGTCCTCATACGGAGCGCGATCGCTGGCACAATGCGCGGGTCTATCCCAGTCGCCTCCTAAATATCCTCATTTTTGGTCAAAACTATCACCTTATCCACCATCTCTGGCCGAATATTCCTTGGTACAAAGTGCAGCCCGCCTATTATGCGGTCAAACCCCTCCTTGATGCCCACGGCTGCAAACAGACCCTTGGTATATTGGAGCCAGGGAATTTCTTGCCCTTCCTTTACGATGCATTGGTCGGCTTGCATTTCCATCGCCCTCGTTCTTCCTGA
- the fldA gene encoding flavodoxin FldA produces MATIGLFYGTQTGNTQMIAEKIQAAFAGTAVVQLHDIATADPTDFETYDRLIIGCPTWNVGELQADWDSFYDELDNIDFSGKKVAYFGAGDQVGYADNFGDAIGILEAKISERGGVTVGYWPTTDYEFNESKALRGDQFVGLLIDEDNQSDLTDRRIQQWVTQLKKEFGL; encoded by the coding sequence ATGGCAACAATCGGTTTATTTTATGGCACTCAAACAGGGAACACCCAGATGATTGCAGAGAAAATTCAGGCAGCTTTTGCTGGTACAGCCGTTGTTCAGCTTCACGACATTGCAACAGCAGACCCCACTGACTTCGAGACCTACGATCGCCTGATCATTGGCTGCCCGACGTGGAATGTAGGAGAACTGCAAGCTGACTGGGATAGCTTCTACGATGAGCTAGACAACATTGATTTTAGTGGTAAGAAGGTTGCCTATTTTGGTGCAGGGGATCAGGTGGGCTATGCCGATAACTTTGGCGATGCCATTGGTATTCTGGAGGCCAAAATCAGTGAACGTGGCGGGGTAACTGTAGGATACTGGCCAACGACAGACTACGAATTTAATGAATCCAAAGCGCTGCGGGGCGATCAGTTTGTGGGACTACTCATTGATGAAGATAACCAGTCCGATCTGACGGATCGACGAATTCAGCAGTGGGTAACGCAGCTCAAAAAAGAATTCGGTCTCTAA
- a CDS encoding endo-1,4-beta-xylanase: MLNWRRFLWLSCLAALLVVACGTSSSSVATDALSQKIEQLRRAPLTVVVENAQGRPIPNARVQLVQQSHAFPFGVALDTEMFRPTPPPAAPWYKQTAQENFNAAVHENALKWYQLEPEQGKLDFTMADTIFNWVRAQGWPMRGHTLFWEVEQFNPPWLKTLPPQQLRAAVRNHAITVCRHYRGRINEFDVNNEMLHGNFFRSRLGEGIVKEMFEWCREGNPEAILYVNDYGIIEGDRLNDYVEQIRRLLAQGVPIGGIGIQAHLEYPLDEAKMQRALDTLAQFNLPLKITEVSVSLADEQQQAQTLRQIYRIGFAHPAVKEILLWGFWAGNHWRPQGGLYRQDFSPKPAAIAYRKLLFEEWWTRVTGRTNAQGQWQGRGYLGRYRLTVTAQGQTRTQELTLPLGGTTVTVRL, from the coding sequence ATGCTGAACTGGCGCCGTTTTCTCTGGTTGAGTTGCCTAGCCGCTCTTTTAGTGGTGGCCTGTGGCACCTCTTCCTCTTCTGTGGCCACCGATGCCCTCAGCCAGAAAATTGAGCAATTGCGACGGGCGCCCCTTACCGTTGTTGTCGAGAATGCCCAAGGCCGTCCGATTCCCAATGCCCGCGTCCAACTGGTGCAGCAAAGCCATGCCTTTCCCTTTGGCGTTGCCCTCGACACCGAGATGTTTCGCCCCACTCCCCCTCCGGCGGCCCCTTGGTATAAGCAGACGGCCCAGGAAAACTTCAACGCGGCGGTTCATGAAAATGCCCTCAAGTGGTATCAATTGGAGCCGGAGCAGGGCAAGCTGGACTTTACCATGGCGGACACCATCTTCAACTGGGTGCGGGCGCAGGGCTGGCCAATGCGGGGTCATACCCTCTTTTGGGAAGTGGAGCAGTTTAATCCCCCTTGGCTGAAAACACTGCCGCCACAGCAATTACGCGCAGCGGTGAGAAACCATGCCATTACGGTGTGTCGCCACTATCGCGGTCGCATCAATGAATTTGATGTCAATAATGAAATGCTCCATGGCAACTTTTTCCGCAGTCGCCTCGGTGAGGGTATTGTCAAGGAGATGTTTGAATGGTGCCGTGAGGGCAATCCCGAGGCGATTCTCTATGTCAACGACTACGGCATCATTGAGGGCGATCGCTTGAACGATTATGTTGAGCAGATTCGCCGTCTCTTGGCGCAAGGGGTTCCCATTGGCGGTATTGGCATTCAAGCCCATCTGGAATACCCCTTGGATGAAGCCAAAATGCAGCGTGCCCTCGATACCCTTGCCCAGTTCAATCTGCCCTTGAAAATTACGGAAGTGAGTGTCAGTTTGGCCGACGAGCAACAGCAGGCTCAGACCCTGCGCCAAATTTACCGCATTGGTTTTGCCCACCCTGCTGTCAAGGAGATTTTACTCTGGGGTTTTTGGGCGGGGAACCATTGGCGTCCTCAAGGGGGACTCTATCGCCAAGACTTTTCCCCTAAGCCAGCGGCGATCGCCTATCGCAAACTCCTCTTTGAGGAGTGGTGGACCAGAGTAACTGGCCGAACCAATGCCCAAGGTCAATGGCAGGGGCGCGGCTATTTGGGTCGCTATCGTTTAACGGTGACAGCCCAGGGTCAAACTCGTACACAGGAGTTGACACTGCCCCTAGGGGGGACAACCGTGACTGTGCGGCTGTGA
- the sufC gene encoding Fe-S cluster assembly ATPase SufC, whose protein sequence is MIRPDSEVILEVRELTARVEDTPILKGLNLTIRAGEIHAIMGPNGSGKSTFSKILAGHPDYTVTGGEVLYKGKNLLDLPPEERAREGVFLAFQYPLEIPGVSNLDFLRVAYNAKRKHQGLEELDAFDFDDLVRQKIELVKLDEGFLSRGVNEGFSGGEKKRNEILQMALLEPTLAILDETDSGLDIDALRIVANGINQLTRPDNCILLITHYQRLLDYIVPDYVHVMEGGRIILTGSKELALELEARGYDWVREEEGAVS, encoded by the coding sequence GTGATTCGTCCCGACAGCGAAGTCATTTTAGAGGTGCGAGAGCTGACGGCTAGGGTGGAGGACACTCCCATTCTCAAAGGCCTGAACTTGACGATTCGCGCGGGAGAAATTCATGCCATTATGGGGCCCAACGGCTCCGGCAAAAGCACCTTCTCCAAAATTCTGGCGGGGCATCCCGACTACACCGTAACGGGTGGTGAAGTGCTCTACAAAGGCAAAAATCTCTTAGACTTGCCCCCTGAGGAGCGTGCCCGCGAAGGCGTCTTTTTGGCGTTTCAATATCCCCTTGAAATTCCGGGGGTGAGCAATCTCGACTTTTTACGGGTGGCCTACAATGCCAAGCGCAAACACCAAGGCCTTGAGGAACTGGATGCCTTTGACTTTGATGATTTAGTGCGGCAGAAAATTGAATTGGTCAAGCTGGATGAGGGCTTTCTCAGTCGCGGCGTGAATGAGGGCTTCTCCGGCGGTGAGAAAAAGCGCAACGAAATTCTGCAAATGGCGCTCTTAGAGCCGACCCTTGCCATTCTTGATGAAACGGACTCTGGTCTTGACATTGATGCCCTCCGCATTGTCGCCAATGGTATTAATCAACTGACTCGCCCCGATAACTGCATTCTCCTGATTACTCACTATCAACGCTTGCTGGACTACATCGTGCCCGACTATGTCCATGTGATGGAGGGGGGACGGATTATCCTCACTGGCTCGAAGGAACTGGCACTAGAACTCGAAGCGCGGGGTTATGACTGGGTTCGTGAAGAGGAGGGGGCTGTATCATGA